The Spirosoma foliorum genome has a window encoding:
- a CDS encoding SusC/RagA family TonB-linked outer membrane protein, translating to MKATLYRFLQTAFLGAVLLLWGLTASAQDRRLTGKITGTDGPVPGANIVLKGTQTGTSSDANGSFALNIRGASPVLVISAIGFKTQEVQIGNRTSIDISLEDDATALSEVVVTGYSTENRRDVTGAVSTVKPAQLKVVPSANVEQQLQGRVAGVTVITNGQPGTSSQVRVRGFGSFGGNQPLYVVDGVPTQNIQYIAPDDIESTTVLKDAASASIYGARAASGVIVLTTKKGQRRAQKLSVSYDGLYGATDPGKSLPILTPQEQADWSWQARKNDLYQAGKTPDATSFAGIAGGQYGTGLTPVLPDYLLVGSRSGLAASAVDLTAEAAKYNVNPANGAIYNVIPSNKAGTDWYAAITRVAPMQRHQIGFSGGTESSRFYVSLGMQQQAGIVIFNDFKKYNLRANTEFDVTKKLRFGENFQVSYIATKGILGGVGNQFGNATNNNSSAASDENEVLSAFRMPPIIPIYNSFGGYAGTAAPGFNNPRNPVADRTANANNGNFNIYAFGNAYLEYDVLPSLTLRSSLGGNYFNNYFNSYGRVQYENSENNTTYTYSEGSGYGLAWTFTNTATFKQKFGRHDIFALGGMEALNTGAGRNINGSGQNPFSTDPNYVTISTTTPGATRNVNSGYNLGNKFYSLFAQARYTYNDKYILTAVVRRDGSSQFAATDRYGVFPAFSAAWRLSSEEFMKNLPWVSDLKVRGGYGIMGNSNYLSATNQYNLYGGGAGQGYDITGSNGSISAGFYRSQIGNAAAKWESSVTSNIGIDGNFFNNKLEVVVDFWQKDTKDLLYPLSLPGVVGVRSSAPYKNVASMTNKGIDILVTNRGTLSGDLTYEVTGIASFLNNKITAIDPSVPYFTAGGTRLGTPVVRNQPGHDLSSFFGYNVIGLFNSKEEVAAAPTQDGAAPGRFRFQDTNGDGKINDDDRQFLGSPIPKFTGSITLTLKYKGFDLNTNVYASLGNKIFNNQRWFTDFYPSFTGAAMGGRVRDSWLPTHTNTTVPIFESASNFSTNTQANSYYVENGSYARMQYLNLGYTFPAVVLNKVNLSRLRVSVSATNLFTITKYSGLDPGVGGSADQNFGIDVGNYPVQRGYNVGLSFGF from the coding sequence ATGAAAGCAACGCTCTACAGGTTTCTGCAGACCGCTTTTTTGGGCGCAGTTCTACTGCTCTGGGGCCTAACAGCTTCCGCCCAGGACCGTCGTTTGACGGGTAAAATTACGGGTACTGATGGTCCCGTACCAGGTGCCAACATCGTACTGAAAGGTACCCAAACTGGTACCAGTTCCGATGCAAATGGTAGTTTCGCTTTGAACATCCGGGGAGCTAGCCCAGTGCTCGTTATTTCGGCCATCGGATTTAAGACGCAGGAAGTCCAGATAGGAAATCGCACATCGATCGATATCTCTCTCGAAGATGATGCAACGGCCCTATCCGAAGTAGTTGTAACCGGGTACTCCACCGAAAACCGCCGGGATGTGACCGGTGCCGTATCAACCGTAAAACCAGCACAATTAAAAGTAGTCCCTTCCGCTAACGTTGAGCAACAGCTCCAAGGTCGTGTAGCCGGGGTAACCGTTATCACCAACGGGCAACCAGGTACATCCAGCCAGGTGCGGGTTCGTGGTTTCGGTTCGTTTGGAGGTAACCAGCCGCTGTACGTGGTTGATGGTGTACCTACTCAGAACATCCAGTACATCGCTCCTGATGACATCGAAAGCACCACCGTTCTGAAAGATGCCGCTTCGGCCTCTATTTATGGAGCGCGGGCTGCTTCGGGTGTAATCGTGTTGACTACCAAGAAAGGTCAGCGCCGGGCCCAGAAGTTAAGTGTTAGCTATGATGGTTTGTATGGTGCTACCGATCCAGGTAAAAGCCTGCCGATCTTGACTCCGCAGGAACAAGCTGACTGGAGCTGGCAGGCACGTAAAAACGATTTGTATCAGGCAGGCAAAACTCCTGACGCAACGAGCTTCGCGGGTATCGCGGGTGGTCAGTACGGTACGGGCTTAACCCCAGTTCTTCCTGATTATCTATTGGTAGGTAGCCGTTCAGGTTTAGCTGCCTCTGCTGTAGATTTAACAGCTGAAGCCGCTAAGTACAACGTTAACCCAGCTAACGGTGCTATCTATAACGTGATTCCATCGAACAAAGCGGGTACCGACTGGTATGCGGCTATCACACGGGTTGCCCCTATGCAACGCCATCAGATTGGCTTCTCGGGCGGCACCGAATCCAGCCGTTTCTATGTTAGCTTAGGCATGCAGCAACAAGCCGGTATCGTTATTTTCAACGATTTCAAGAAATACAATCTGCGCGCTAACACAGAGTTCGACGTTACGAAGAAACTCCGTTTCGGCGAAAACTTCCAGGTTTCATACATTGCTACCAAAGGTATTTTGGGTGGTGTAGGTAACCAGTTTGGTAACGCAACCAACAACAACTCCAGTGCTGCCTCGGATGAAAACGAAGTATTATCGGCTTTCCGGATGCCTCCGATCATTCCGATTTATAACTCGTTCGGTGGCTACGCAGGTACCGCTGCTCCTGGTTTTAACAACCCACGTAACCCCGTTGCTGACCGGACTGCTAACGCTAACAACGGTAACTTCAACATCTACGCTTTTGGTAATGCCTACTTAGAGTATGATGTCCTTCCTTCTCTGACCTTACGCAGTAGCCTTGGTGGTAACTATTTCAATAACTACTTTAACAGCTATGGTCGGGTACAGTACGAAAACTCGGAAAACAACACGACCTACACTTACAGCGAAGGGTCAGGCTATGGCTTAGCCTGGACGTTCACCAACACGGCTACCTTCAAACAGAAATTCGGTCGCCATGACATCTTCGCTTTGGGTGGTATGGAAGCCCTAAACACAGGAGCTGGACGTAACATCAATGGTTCAGGCCAGAACCCTTTCTCGACCGATCCGAACTACGTAACCATCAGCACGACAACGCCTGGTGCTACTCGTAATGTGAACAGTGGTTACAACCTGGGTAACAAGTTTTACTCATTGTTTGCACAGGCTCGTTATACCTACAATGACAAGTACATCCTGACTGCAGTAGTTCGTCGCGATGGTTCATCGCAATTTGCGGCTACCGACCGTTACGGGGTATTCCCAGCGTTCTCGGCAGCATGGCGCTTATCGTCGGAAGAATTCATGAAGAACCTCCCCTGGGTATCGGACCTAAAAGTACGCGGTGGTTATGGTATCATGGGTAACTCCAACTACCTGAGTGCTACTAACCAGTACAACTTGTATGGTGGTGGTGCTGGCCAGGGTTATGACATCACAGGTTCTAACGGATCGATTTCAGCGGGCTTCTATCGGAGCCAGATTGGTAACGCAGCGGCTAAGTGGGAGTCTAGCGTTACGTCCAACATTGGTATCGACGGAAATTTCTTCAATAACAAATTGGAAGTTGTGGTTGATTTCTGGCAGAAAGATACCAAAGACTTGCTGTACCCATTGTCGCTGCCTGGCGTAGTTGGTGTTCGCTCGAGTGCTCCGTACAAAAACGTAGCGAGCATGACCAACAAAGGAATCGACATCTTGGTAACCAACCGGGGTACCCTATCGGGTGATCTGACCTATGAAGTAACGGGTATCGCTAGCTTCCTGAACAACAAGATCACTGCAATTGACCCATCGGTTCCTTACTTCACCGCCGGTGGTACTCGTTTAGGTACGCCCGTTGTTCGTAACCAACCCGGTCATGATCTATCGTCGTTCTTTGGTTATAACGTGATCGGCCTGTTTAACAGCAAAGAAGAAGTAGCCGCTGCGCCAACGCAGGATGGTGCGGCTCCAGGTCGCTTCCGTTTCCAGGACACCAACGGTGATGGCAAAATCAATGATGATGACCGCCAGTTCCTGGGTAGCCCAATTCCGAAGTTCACGGGTAGTATTACCCTGACGCTGAAGTATAAAGGATTCGATCTGAACACGAACGTGTATGCATCTTTAGGTAACAAAATCTTCAACAACCAACGTTGGTTTACCGACTTCTACCCATCCTTTACGGGTGCTGCAATGGGTGGCCGTGTACGGGATTCGTGGTTACCAACGCACACCAACACGACGGTGCCCATTTTCGAAAGTGCTTCGAACTTCAGCACCAACACCCAGGCGAACTCGTACTACGTAGAAAACGGTTCGTACGCCCGGATGCAGTATCTGAACCTGGGCTATACCTTCCCAGCGGTTGTGTTGAACAAAGTGAACCTGAGCCGTTTACGGGTGTCAGTATCAGCGACCAACCTGTTTACCATCACCAAATACTCGGGTCTTGACCCAGGCGTAGGTGGATCAGCTGACCAGAACTTTGGGATCGACGTAGGTAACTACCCTGTTCAACGCGGCTATAACGTAGGCTTAAGCTTCGGATTCTAA
- a CDS encoding RagB/SusD family nutrient uptake outer membrane protein, translating to MKQFITKGTVATAMMVMVTFACQDKFLDVPATGQLSGAQLTSKAGLDGLLIGAYAQLNARGFSQSASSFNWVRGSVSGGDANKGSNSGDFNALTPFQTYQLLPSSGEVNAKWNAMYEGIARCNSTLRSLASAGADVTAADKARISGEARFLRAHYYFELKRAFNKVPYVDETKDYGTGIEAVTNSADIWPNIEADFKYAVDNLPVSQGAVGRANKWAATAYLAKTYLYQKKYADAKTLFDQVIASGMTSDGKKYALVANFQDNFNAAKDNSSESVFAIQAAANTGSSDNANPDLVLNFPYNTGSNGPAGCCGFFAPSFELANSFRVDANGLPLLDGSYNTGANQLKTDMGIASSAAFTPDAGPVDPRLDWSLGRRGIPYLDWQVHPGLDWIRDQTFAGPYSPIKFVFYKSQDKSLTDGSSWTDGYSAINYNIIRYSDVLLMAAECEVEVGSLATALSYVNQIRSRAKGTTYVKTAAGANAANYQIGLYTAFADKTTARTAVQFERKLELSGEGHRFYDLVRWGTASTVLNAFIAYESKFLPVGYTGGKFTAGKDEYMPIPQTQIDSQGKSVLAQNPGY from the coding sequence ATGAAACAATTTATAACCAAGGGAACCGTAGCCACTGCCATGATGGTCATGGTTACCTTCGCTTGCCAGGACAAATTCCTTGACGTGCCCGCCACCGGACAGCTCTCGGGAGCCCAGCTGACCTCTAAAGCTGGACTCGACGGACTCCTGATTGGCGCTTACGCTCAGTTGAACGCCCGTGGCTTCTCCCAATCGGCCAGTTCTTTCAACTGGGTACGCGGTAGTGTCTCCGGTGGAGATGCCAACAAAGGCTCCAACTCAGGGGACTTTAACGCCCTGACTCCTTTCCAAACCTACCAGTTGCTGCCTTCCAGCGGTGAGGTGAATGCCAAGTGGAATGCCATGTACGAAGGTATTGCTCGTTGTAACTCTACCCTGCGCTCGCTGGCGAGTGCAGGAGCCGATGTGACAGCAGCCGACAAAGCTCGTATCTCGGGGGAAGCTCGCTTCCTACGCGCTCACTACTACTTCGAGTTGAAGCGTGCGTTCAACAAAGTGCCTTATGTTGACGAAACCAAGGATTATGGTACAGGTATCGAAGCAGTAACAAACAGCGCTGACATCTGGCCTAATATCGAGGCTGATTTCAAATACGCAGTGGACAACCTGCCGGTAAGTCAGGGTGCTGTGGGTCGGGCTAACAAATGGGCCGCTACCGCTTATCTGGCCAAGACTTATCTCTACCAGAAGAAATATGCTGACGCCAAAACCCTGTTCGATCAGGTGATTGCCAGCGGTATGACCTCCGATGGGAAGAAATATGCTTTGGTAGCTAACTTCCAGGATAACTTCAATGCCGCTAAAGACAACAGCTCAGAGTCCGTTTTCGCGATCCAGGCAGCTGCCAACACCGGTAGCTCGGATAATGCCAACCCTGATCTGGTGCTGAACTTCCCCTATAACACGGGGTCGAATGGTCCTGCTGGTTGCTGCGGTTTCTTTGCCCCTAGCTTCGAGTTAGCCAACTCCTTCCGGGTAGATGCTAATGGCTTGCCCTTATTGGATGGTTCGTACAACACGGGTGCCAATCAGTTGAAAACGGATATGGGTATTGCGTCAAGTGCAGCCTTTACACCGGATGCCGGTCCTGTCGATCCTCGTCTGGACTGGTCATTGGGTCGTCGGGGTATTCCTTACCTGGATTGGCAGGTTCACCCAGGTCTGGACTGGATTCGTGACCAGACGTTTGCTGGCCCTTACTCGCCCATCAAGTTTGTCTTCTACAAATCGCAGGATAAATCCCTGACCGATGGTAGCTCGTGGACAGATGGCTATTCAGCTATTAACTACAACATCATCCGGTATTCGGATGTACTGCTGATGGCGGCTGAGTGTGAAGTGGAAGTGGGTAGCTTGGCAACGGCTCTGTCGTATGTGAACCAGATTCGCAGCCGGGCCAAAGGCACGACTTATGTAAAAACGGCCGCTGGTGCTAATGCCGCTAACTATCAGATTGGTTTGTACACGGCTTTTGCGGATAAGACAACGGCTCGGACAGCGGTTCAGTTTGAGCGCAAGTTGGAGCTGTCGGGCGAAGGCCACCGGTTCTACGATCTAGTCCGTTGGGGCACGGCTTCAACCGTGTTGAACGCCTTCATTGCCTATGAAAGCAAATTTTTGCCAGTAGGTTACACAGGCGGTAAATTCACGGCCGGTAAAGATGAGTACATGCCGATTCCGCAGACTCAGATTGACTCGCAGGGCAAGAGCGTACTCGCTCAAAATCCTGGTTACTAG
- a CDS encoding endonuclease MutS2, with protein MLYPNTLEQKLGFDTIRERLKEACVSPLGQDYVEKIRFTDNVQLIDKLLQQTTEFKQIVQYEPDFPNSNYIDVRPHLSRARIEGLALTEAEFFDLKLALRTVQDCLRFLSRQGRDEGGTFPFLRELAGPVGIDKKLTDALERVIDDRGNVRDSASPELAAIRRRIIGEQANLRKRLDSIIRQARQNGWIPDDLSLTVRGGRLVIPIAAEHKRKIKGFVHDESQTGQTVYLEPAEVFDANNEIRELEYAERREIYRILLALTDQIRPHLEDLRKAVNFLAQIDFIRAKAKLAVQLEAIMPKLHDRPFVNWIDARHPLLYLSFAKQGKKVVPLNVRLDEKGRILIISGPNAGGKSVALKTIGLLQYMLQCGLLIPMADYAEMGVFQNLFIDIGDEQSLENDLSTYSSHLTAMKQFLIGANKRTLFLIDEFGTGTEPGLGGAIAESILEDLNKSGAYGVINTHYTNLKVMADKTSGLINGAMRFDGEHLEPLYQLEIGRPGSSFAFEIAQKIGLPKGVIDRAKEKLGSQQVNFEKLLKELDIEKRVFSEKNIEIGINQRKLAQQLAEYTALKTRLDNDQKKIVNDAKQKAKALVQEANQRIENTIREIKENKAEREPTKQIRQELERFEEKELKPEPIVIETPKPAEEEFEHDNGAIGVGSYVRVAGQNTIGEVLALRGKDAEIRIGDLKSNVKLNRLEKVSKKTFKEATEVRDDRPRSQGVDMNEKMQNFSFNLDIRGKRGEEALGEVDRFFDDALMLGYPELRIVHGKGDGILRTLIRNHLRGYKQVGKMEDEHADRGGAGVTIVKMK; from the coding sequence ATGCTTTACCCCAATACCTTAGAACAAAAATTAGGTTTCGATACCATCCGTGAACGACTCAAAGAAGCCTGCGTCAGTCCACTAGGACAGGATTATGTTGAAAAGATTCGCTTTACGGATAACGTACAACTAATTGACAAACTGCTTCAACAAACTACTGAATTTAAACAAATTGTTCAGTACGAACCCGACTTTCCGAACAGTAACTATATCGATGTTCGTCCGCATTTGAGCCGGGCACGTATAGAAGGACTAGCATTAACCGAAGCGGAATTCTTTGACCTTAAGTTGGCGCTGCGAACTGTACAGGATTGTCTGCGCTTTTTATCCCGACAAGGGCGCGACGAAGGTGGTACCTTTCCGTTTCTTCGCGAACTGGCAGGCCCGGTAGGTATAGATAAAAAACTTACGGACGCTCTGGAGCGGGTTATCGACGATCGAGGCAATGTACGCGATTCGGCCTCACCCGAGTTAGCCGCGATTCGCCGACGCATTATTGGCGAACAGGCAAACCTTCGCAAACGCCTTGATAGCATTATCCGGCAAGCTCGCCAGAATGGCTGGATTCCCGACGACTTGTCTCTGACTGTACGCGGTGGCCGACTGGTTATCCCAATTGCGGCAGAACATAAACGTAAGATCAAAGGCTTCGTGCATGATGAGTCGCAAACGGGCCAAACGGTATATCTGGAACCGGCCGAAGTATTCGATGCAAATAACGAAATCCGCGAACTGGAATATGCCGAACGGCGTGAAATCTACCGGATTCTACTGGCGCTAACGGATCAGATTCGTCCTCATTTAGAAGACTTACGAAAAGCTGTCAACTTTCTGGCGCAGATCGACTTTATCCGGGCAAAGGCCAAACTGGCGGTTCAGCTAGAGGCCATTATGCCCAAACTGCACGACCGACCTTTTGTAAACTGGATCGATGCCCGCCACCCCCTACTCTACCTTTCCTTTGCGAAACAAGGGAAAAAGGTGGTTCCGCTAAATGTTCGGTTAGACGAAAAAGGGCGAATCTTGATTATTTCTGGGCCTAATGCTGGTGGTAAATCGGTTGCGCTGAAAACCATTGGTCTGCTGCAGTACATGTTGCAATGCGGACTATTGATACCCATGGCTGATTACGCCGAAATGGGCGTTTTCCAGAATCTGTTCATTGATATTGGCGATGAACAATCCCTTGAAAACGACCTGAGTACGTATTCGTCGCACCTTACGGCCATGAAGCAGTTCCTGATTGGCGCGAACAAACGGACGCTCTTTCTTATCGATGAATTTGGTACTGGAACCGAGCCTGGTTTGGGTGGAGCGATTGCCGAATCTATTTTGGAGGACCTCAATAAGTCGGGTGCTTACGGTGTGATCAACACGCACTACACCAATTTGAAAGTAATGGCGGACAAAACATCGGGGCTAATCAACGGAGCGATGCGTTTCGATGGTGAGCACCTTGAACCGTTATATCAACTGGAAATCGGCAGACCGGGCTCGTCATTCGCCTTCGAAATTGCCCAGAAAATCGGGTTACCGAAAGGCGTTATTGATCGGGCGAAAGAAAAACTTGGTAGTCAGCAGGTGAATTTCGAGAAACTGCTGAAAGAGCTGGACATCGAAAAACGCGTTTTTTCAGAGAAAAACATCGAAATCGGCATCAATCAGCGGAAACTGGCCCAACAACTTGCCGAATATACCGCACTGAAAACCCGTCTGGACAACGATCAAAAGAAGATCGTTAACGATGCAAAACAGAAAGCGAAGGCGCTTGTGCAGGAAGCCAATCAGCGGATTGAAAATACGATTCGTGAGATCAAAGAAAACAAGGCTGAGCGTGAGCCAACCAAGCAGATTCGGCAAGAGCTAGAACGATTCGAAGAGAAAGAATTGAAGCCAGAACCGATTGTTATTGAAACGCCCAAACCAGCCGAAGAAGAGTTTGAGCATGATAATGGGGCAATTGGCGTTGGGAGCTATGTTCGGGTAGCGGGCCAGAATACAATTGGCGAAGTACTTGCCCTACGAGGCAAAGACGCTGAAATCCGAATTGGTGACCTGAAATCGAACGTCAAGTTGAATCGGCTCGAAAAAGTAAGCAAGAAAACCTTCAAAGAAGCTACCGAAGTACGAGACGACCGCCCCCGAAGCCAGGGGGTCGATATGAATGAAAAGATGCAGAATTTCAGCTTTAACCTCGACATTCGGGGCAAGCGGGGCGAAGAAGCACTTGGCGAAGTTGACCGTTTTTTCGATGACGCACTAATGCTTGGTTATCCGGAATTACGCATCGTTCATGGAAAAGGCGACGGTATCCTGCGAACCCTCATCCGCAATCACCTACGTGGCTACAAACAGGTAGGAAAAATGGAAGATGAACACGCCGATCGAGGTGGTGCGGGCGTGACAATTGTGAAAATGAAATAA
- a CDS encoding HAD family hydrolase yields the protein MKAVIFDMDGVIVDTNPHHRIAWREYYQRNGKTLSDDDFVQYVSGKHNKDIVAHLFANQTLNPDEVVRLSHEKEALFRELYRSAITPVPGLIPFLKSLKEAGIHTAVATSAPVENLDFIMDALDIRSYFDALLNESMVNHPKPDPEIYEKAMAILDVKPSESVIFEDSMTGIQAAKASGAFVVGMATTQTPDELRPFVNEVANDFTELSFERLQQLVKFF from the coding sequence ATGAAAGCAGTAATTTTTGACATGGATGGCGTTATTGTTGACACTAATCCACACCACCGCATTGCCTGGCGCGAGTATTACCAGCGTAACGGAAAGACGTTAAGCGACGATGATTTTGTACAATACGTTTCGGGAAAGCACAACAAGGATATTGTTGCTCACTTATTTGCCAACCAGACCCTTAACCCCGACGAAGTGGTTCGACTGAGTCATGAAAAAGAAGCTCTTTTTCGGGAGTTGTATCGCTCAGCCATTACGCCTGTTCCGGGGCTAATTCCATTTTTAAAGTCCTTGAAAGAAGCGGGCATTCATACGGCAGTGGCTACGTCAGCACCCGTCGAAAACCTTGACTTTATCATGGATGCGCTGGATATTCGGTCTTATTTTGACGCGCTCTTAAATGAAAGCATGGTAAATCATCCAAAGCCTGACCCTGAAATTTATGAGAAAGCCATGGCTATTCTGGATGTCAAACCGTCCGAAAGCGTGATTTTTGAAGATTCAATGACGGGTATTCAGGCGGCTAAAGCCTCGGGGGCTTTTGTAGTGGGTATGGCTACGACGCAAACGCCCGACGAACTCCGGCCATTTGTCAATGAAGTTGCCAACGATTTTACCGAACTGTCTTTTGAACGATTACAACAATTGGTTAAGTTTTTTTAA
- a CDS encoding response regulator, which translates to MKPLKILIVEDEIITAMDLQETLQEAGHIVTTTARTFQDAVKAVRNHPPDLALIDIHLEGSSADGIETAKKLLEIHHMPIMYLTANSEPETFQSAKETLPVAYLLKPFRHDELKMQVELAYNYFQFTLAKTSSAPVSDYLYFPVDKGHEKIDPNDVLYIEADGSYVKIFLANKKNYHISMNLSHLAQYFPTPNFHRLSRSLLINLNYLERLEANHLYLVNHESAIPIPVASRKELMNKLRVVRTKKSPLN; encoded by the coding sequence ATGAAGCCACTAAAAATTCTGATAGTTGAAGATGAAATCATTACGGCGATGGATCTTCAGGAAACACTACAAGAAGCTGGACATATTGTCACAACAACTGCCCGTACCTTTCAGGATGCTGTAAAGGCCGTGAGGAACCATCCGCCCGATCTGGCACTCATCGATATTCACCTGGAAGGCTCTTCGGCAGATGGTATTGAAACGGCCAAGAAGCTCCTGGAGATTCATCATATGCCGATTATGTACCTGACGGCCAACTCGGAGCCTGAAACATTTCAGTCGGCGAAAGAAACATTACCCGTTGCTTATTTATTAAAACCATTTCGGCATGATGAATTGAAAATGCAGGTTGAGTTAGCCTACAACTATTTCCAATTTACGTTGGCAAAAACAAGCTCTGCTCCGGTATCCGACTATTTGTATTTTCCCGTCGATAAAGGGCATGAGAAAATTGACCCCAATGATGTGCTTTATATCGAAGCCGATGGATCGTACGTGAAGATTTTTCTGGCAAATAAAAAAAACTACCATATCAGTATGAATCTGAGCCATTTGGCTCAATACTTTCCAACGCCCAATTTTCATCGTTTGTCACGATCATTGCTGATCAACCTTAATTATTTGGAACGGCTGGAGGCTAATCACCTGTACCTGGTTAACCACGAATCGGCTATTCCAATTCCGGTCGCCAGTCGGAAAGAGTTGATGAACAAACTTAGGGTCGTCCGGACAAAGAAATCCCCTTTAAATTAA
- a CDS encoding sensor histidine kinase, whose product MSMLRFALYVTGLVTLLGLTVTNGQALTYFPIDSNRLAYAKEIHQKAISDHDTLLLAEAWFLYGKMYGLSGNYRTSQAYFLKSLRIQEPRGDSYELSRLYYWLSENERRYQRYKDALNYANHCLQVAQRIRSDKALVRAYGGLGMVYESIWNGQRKGHEAEYRRIIACYQKGLNLCYKLNDTEGIAESSVHLGSLFSRVNDPQAIPYFKRALHIFTLKDKGGIRVKTMVHLAEAYVQSKQYNLAGQLLTDAENLYERKKLNDYDVRILLESTYVLYFNATGQWRKAFDHLSELNRLQRNQLLADSDGAIRRLNVEYETEKKETILKAQKKEIDLTAQNLRLQQLFTRGTFALLVIAIGMSAVFFRLYRKNQRMSHRNAELVKEQNHRVKNNLQVVASLLSLQSKRLTDPIAKKAVEESRLRVQSMAILHQRLYDGGKLAEVDLQDFIQEVVRGVLKAYGYPTITTRFEIEKIILSANKAVPLGLIVNELITNACKYAFPDNNAPELAISCYRTGKKIELVVTDNGPGLPTAKTVKSGSFGMQLIQSQVDQLDGTCQFRDDTEEGKSGVLFAMEFNV is encoded by the coding sequence ATGTCAATGCTCCGTTTCGCGCTTTACGTGACTGGTTTAGTTACACTGTTGGGGCTGACAGTAACCAATGGGCAGGCGCTAACCTATTTTCCAATAGACTCCAATCGATTGGCGTACGCCAAAGAAATTCACCAGAAAGCCATCAGCGATCATGATACCTTATTGCTGGCGGAAGCCTGGTTTTTGTATGGAAAAATGTATGGGCTTTCTGGAAATTATAGAACATCGCAAGCTTATTTTCTGAAATCGTTACGAATACAGGAGCCTCGGGGCGATTCATACGAATTGAGTCGACTCTATTATTGGTTAAGCGAAAATGAGCGTCGCTATCAACGCTATAAAGATGCCTTGAACTATGCTAATCATTGCCTGCAAGTAGCCCAGCGCATCCGATCAGATAAAGCGTTGGTTCGTGCGTATGGCGGTCTAGGTATGGTCTACGAAAGTATCTGGAATGGTCAGCGTAAAGGTCATGAGGCAGAATATCGCCGGATAATTGCCTGTTACCAAAAAGGACTGAATTTGTGCTATAAACTAAACGATACGGAAGGAATTGCCGAATCGAGTGTGCATTTAGGGTCTTTATTTTCCAGAGTTAATGACCCACAGGCAATCCCTTATTTCAAAAGAGCGCTCCATATTTTTACGCTAAAAGACAAAGGCGGCATTAGAGTAAAAACAATGGTGCATTTGGCTGAGGCCTATGTACAGTCGAAGCAATACAATCTGGCGGGGCAGTTATTGACTGATGCCGAAAATTTGTATGAACGTAAAAAGTTAAATGACTACGATGTTCGTATTCTTCTGGAGAGTACCTACGTTCTTTACTTTAATGCAACTGGCCAATGGCGAAAGGCATTTGATCACTTGAGTGAGTTGAATAGATTACAGAGAAACCAACTGCTGGCAGACAGTGATGGCGCTATTCGTCGGTTGAATGTAGAATACGAAACGGAGAAGAAAGAAACGATTCTTAAGGCGCAGAAAAAGGAAATTGACTTAACTGCGCAAAACCTGCGTTTACAACAACTTTTTACCCGAGGAACATTTGCCTTGTTGGTGATTGCTATAGGAATGAGCGCCGTTTTTTTTCGATTGTATCGCAAAAATCAGCGAATGAGCCACCGGAATGCAGAACTGGTTAAAGAACAAAACCACCGGGTTAAAAACAATTTACAAGTGGTGGCGAGTTTACTAAGTCTACAGTCGAAGCGGCTTACCGACCCAATCGCTAAGAAAGCTGTGGAAGAAAGCCGCCTTCGGGTACAATCGATGGCTATCCTTCATCAGCGACTATACGACGGAGGTAAATTGGCCGAAGTCGATTTGCAGGATTTTATCCAGGAAGTCGTGAGAGGGGTGCTGAAGGCGTATGGTTATCCGACCATTACCACTCGATTTGAGATTGAAAAAATCATTTTGTCGGCGAATAAGGCCGTGCCTTTGGGGTTAATTGTGAATGAGTTAATAACAAACGCCTGTAAATATGCTTTTCCTGACAACAATGCGCCGGAACTGGCCATTAGCTGCTATCGGACTGGTAAAAAAATAGAACTTGTTGTTACCGATAACGGGCCAGGTTTACCAACTGCAAAAACTGTCAAAAGTGGCTCATTCGGGATGCAACTTATTCAATCCCAAGTCGATCAATTGGATGGGACGTGTCAGTTTCGGGACGATACAGAAGAGGGTAAGTCAGGCGTATTGTTTGCAATGGAATTCAACGTGTGA